The Aspergillus luchuensis IFO 4308 DNA, chromosome 4, nearly complete sequence DNA window AGAAATTGCACCGAGCTTATGCACACCTCTATACCCAACAGGACTATACCACCGCACTTATTGCCACTTCTGTACCACCACGCCGCCCCGCTTAAACTCCGCCATATCACCCAGCACAACACTCTTGTCGGAGAGATCCTTGCTGGGGAACGTAGTCATCAATACCCAGGGACGCGACTGGCTGCTAGGGCTGGCAGCGGTCACAAACTGGTACACGTCACCAATGGTATGGCTGGTGTTGAACCGGGAAGTGAGCCGTGAGCCGTCTCCAAGGCGGATCTGGAGAGTCACCGTCGGCTGCGACTCATCTATGTCCGGCTTGGCTGGCTCGGTGGACTGACTGGGAGTAGGGGCAGCTGCTGGCGCAGGTGCTCTCACACCAGGCGTGGGGCTGCCGAGGCGCTGTCCAGCCCCAGAGAAGGGCTTGTACTTAGGCTTGGGCTTCACGTATTTCTCGTCATGTTGTTTGATTTCCACGTCCACCTCCTGACCAGCCTGCACATTCATAATAGAGAGCGGGGCACGGCCCTGGCGGATACCCTCGAGAATCTCGCGGTTGGCGGGGTCGTCGGAGTTGAACAgctctccatcatcaacagagAAGCCATCAGACCAGAAGTGTAGGGTTCTATGTACGCGCTGCGGTGTCTGCGAAACAGGTGCACTGGGGGATTCGATTACTCTGCTGGGAgcctcatcaccaccaagggTACGTGCGGTGCCGGTGAAGAAAGACCTTCTGGTGGGTTCGTCCGATGGCGGAGGCTGAGCCCTACAATGTGTCAGCCTTGAACAATCCAGCTTATTAAAAGGTCCTCACCTTTTGGCCTTCtcaatgatcttcttcttaaTATCATCGGGGTTCTGCACAGCCAAGCCCGACTTCTCACCGCCAGCAAAGAAGTCTTGGTTCactgcatcgtcttcctcggaaGATTCCCCTCCACCCGACGCAAAATCGTTCAGGGTCGCAAACTTCTTTTTCGGGGCCGACCTGCGGGACGAGGGCTGCGGGGTAGTGGAGGGGGAATGAGAGGAGCTGCCACCAAGTGAACGGCCGGCAGAGGGTTCCGATTCAGCGCCGAGTCggcgaccaccaccagctgcgCCAGTATCCTGTGAGGCTTCATCTTGTTCGGCGAAGAATTCGGTGACTGCGGCTTCGAGATCCCACTCGTTGGCTGCCAGATAGCCTTGCGCCTGAGATGAAGAATGTGATTAGCAACCATAGCTAGAAATAGGACCATTAGCATGTACCTCATGAGGATCCGTCCTAGTCATGGCGCAGAATTGAGAGACAATCTCATCGCGGTCCGCGTTGTGCTCCATGTTGGATGTGAATCGACCGTGACGGCACTGCACACGTTGTGATGGTTGGTGTTAGAGTTTGTGAAGCTTCGCAGTCCAGCACTGATTCAAAGATGGAAAAGCACAAAAACTATCGAAGAAAGGCGGAGAATGTCAGGGACGTGGAAGATGCAGTGGTTCGTATTATTGTAGCTCTTCACGAAGCTGAAGGGACCCAATAACGGTACGTCACTGTTGCCTGATTGGTCATCCGGAAGAGGGGATCTTCCGCTGGTGCCTGAGGAATCCCCCGGCGAACCATCAATGAGAGGATATTCCGTGACGAAAAGTAGTGACTTCACTCCTTTCATTCCTTGGCTGCACTCTCACTTGCTTCTCATACTTGACTGCTCGTCTGACTTTACTTGATTTCATCACACGACCCTGCAGGCTGTCTCTTCAGGTTGTTGCTATAGTGAACGCGAGGAGCAGGCTGCTTACATAACGGCTTCTGCAGGTCAGGTGTAGATCGTCAATCCAGCCAACCCCAAGGGACCGACCTCATCCAGCGCCGAATTCCCCTCCATTCAGTTGGTGCCCTTCGTATCCCCGCGTCTATCAACTTGCTGATTGTTTTTCGCAGTCACAGACGGACTTTTCTAATTTCCAGCCCCGTCCTTGACAGTTTCCTTTCCCTGTTGATCGCCTTCTCCCCGCATCATGGCCGCCGACCTCTCCAGCTCGAGGGAGCTGTATGAATCTGGACTGACTGTCCACTCAGATTCTGAGAATTATTCGGCCAATCATGACATCTCCGGCTCCcagtcatcctcctcgagctcCCCCTTGATCCTCTACAAGCCCCCGACCATCTGGAGTATCCTGCGGGGAGCTGCCATTAACCTCGTTCTTCCATTCGTGAATGGCTTGATGCTGGGGTTTGGCGAGTTGTTTGCACATGAAGCAGCCTATCGACTCGGCTGGTCCGGGACAAAGGTACGATGACAATCTGTGTTTGCTAGACAGGGGCGTAGGACTCGCCCCCGGTCCTTCGTTCGAAGCCGGCTTTCGTTATGGTTCACTAACACTAACCAAATGTTCATATTAGGTCTTCCCTATGCATCGGCGTTCGAGACCTGTCGGGCCCGGAATCGAGGTGCGAGACATCCCGTCGCAACGGAGGGGGACTAGGGCGGCCGGACTGAAGGATGCTACGTCTCTAGAGTAGACCCGGATGGAGTACTAGCGGACCATATAGATATCTCATCACGCCCGATTGATATTGGCATGTACGGGTAAAGTGGCATCAAAACAGTTCATTTCTTGTCGCTTGCAGGGTGGCATGAATGCGCATCAGGGGGTTACAGTGTACATAGAGCAAGCATCAGTAATCGGTCTGACTGGATGGCGTCTGGCGAACCACCTCGAATTTAACCTCTCACACATTGACGAGATTTGGGTTTCTTGAGAATAGCCACATGGATGTTAAATCGGCCTAAATTCATAGCGAAGACTAGACCGCTCGAGACTCCGTAGGAATGAATTGGGGATTTCCGCCCGGCAGAAAAGGCAGGCTTGGCGCCGAAAAAGCGTCCCGAAAAGCCTCCGCGATTTTCCCCAAACTCCGATTCGATTCCCCAattcatctcatccacctTCATACCAATTCTCGCCATGTTGGGAGGGACTGGTCTCAGTGGACGCGGCGTCTTGCCCGCCGTGGCCCGGCAACGGTTGTATGCCTTCTCTCGTTCCAGCCGATCGGTTTGTCCTCCGCCGCAGTCATCTCTTGTCGGCTCGAGTACGAGATTGTTGACTTTGCCCTACAGATGTCCTCATTCCGTCCGCAGACCCTGAGAACCGCCGTCCCATATGGTCAATCCAAGCCGACACTGCTTGGAACGCGCTCCTGGCGGCCTGCCACTGCGATCACCGGAGTGGCCGCCGCTCGCTTCAATTCCACCTCTTCGGCTCCTTCATCGACTACTCCCTCGGTCCCGGCGGCCAGTGAAGTCTCTCTCGCACCCCAAGGAGAAGTCAACGTCAATGATCTGACCGCGGCTGATATCAATGCGATCCCGGAGCAGATTGGATATTTGAAGCAATTGGGCTTGGATTTCGGTTGGGGTTTTTCGTCCATGATCGAATGGAGCGTTGAGCACTTCCACATCATGGGTGGTCTCCCCTGGTGGGGTGCGATTGTCGCAACCGGTCTCTTCATTCGTCTGGGTCTTCTGTACCCTACACTTATGGCTGCGGACACCAGTACTAagctcaacaacatcaagcaCCTCACCACGCCGCTTCGGACGGAGATGGTTCAGGCCAACTATAAGAATGACCTGATGGAGGCGACACGGAAGAGGGCGGAGTTGAGCCAGCTGCACAAGGATCACGGCATCAAGCCCTGGAAAGCAATGATCCCGATGATTCATATTCCCTTCGGTTTTGGTTGTTACCGTGTCGTCAACAACATGTGCAGTCTGCCGGTGCCCGGACTGACCACGGAACACGTTGGCTGGCTTCAGGACCTTACTGTTTCCGATCCCTACTACATTCTTCCTTTGATTGGATCAGTTATCCTACATCACACTCTCAAGGTGCGGAactttgccttttctttcccaacGTCTAGCTAATGCAGTTGCTTGTagaaaggaggagagacCGGTATGAACCAAATGAAAGACTCCGCTTTCAAGAACATTTTCCTCTACGGCATGCCTGCGATTTCGTTCCTGTTCATGGCCAATTTCCCTGGTGCCCTTCAACTCTACTTCATGACCACCAGTGTGTTCGCTCTGGGGCAAACGTACTTGCTTAGCTCGTCCACTTTCCGGAGGATGGCCGGTATCACCTTAGTGGATCACAACGTCCCGAAGCCCGACGAACAGCAAAAAAACGATAACCATGGCCTCCGCTTGATCAACGAAGTACCTGACAAGGAGGCCGCCcagaaggctgctgaggaggcGGAACGCGAGAGGTTGAGTCTCATTGACCGTACCATCGGACAAGTCAAGGAGACTGGGTCGAAGCTCAAGGatgagatgcagaagaaggttgaggagtACCGGGGCAGTGGTCCCACCAAGAACGCGGATGGAACTGTTTCCGCGGGCCCCCGACTCAGCGAGAAGGACCGCAAGCTGGCGGAGGACTACGAGAGACGGcgtgctgaggaggaggcatGGAAGCGCGAGGAGCGGAACCATGCCCGTCGCGAGGCTCATCTGAGGGCCATGGAGCTGCAGCGCCAGAGGGCCGCGCAGGCAAGCCGGCAATAAGTGCATTGATATGACCAGGCGTGACGGGCTCCAGCGTGATGTTTTTTGTAattatctgtattatattgATGCTatctcattctcattcacCTCGGTTGTTTTATAGGAATAGACTAGGTCTGTTAACCATGGAATATCGATGCATAGTTGCTGAACGTGAAACATTCACATCGCTTTGTAGTCTCCGTTCACCAGGTATTCTGTAGGTCCCGTTCACTAACCATCTTGAGGCTATCACTCTTGCTTAGTCGGCGAATAGCTTCACTGGCCCTGCTCAGGGCTTACCTATAGAAGCCATCGCCCCGGCGCCAGGGTggactttttcttccttcattctctctccaCAAACCATAACACGCTTCTCACTCTCTAAAATACTTTGTGTGAACTGTTAAATTCTTTTCATCACCACTCATTTTATATGAGAATTTCTTGGCCACGAAGAAGATATTTTGACTAGCCTGACCTATcacatccatctccagctgcATAGATTGAATCTACATTATGGCAGACTACATACTTGCCGTGTCTGCCAACAAGCACCTTTCTGGCCACTGGGGAACAGTGACTTTCGAAGATCCTGAGACGTGGAGAAGAACTAGCTCGTCGATGGTCCTTTGCTTGTCCAAATCGAACTCAAAACGAACCTTCCGAACTATAAGACTAGCACCGCTTGATAGTATCCTTTTAAGCTAGCTTGACGTCTCGAAGACTGTCCACAGTCAAGTTCTATGCGGGGAAATCCGTGTCCTGATCACCTACCAAAACCCAATATGGTACAGCACTTAGGGCATGGAATGAAACAACCATGCCCTCATCAGTGCGACCGGAAACACTATCCAGTGTTGGGCCGCGAACATTCTTGAACCTGGTCGAAAGAGCTAGACAATATGTCGATACGAATACAGAGACGACCCTTCTCGTGAATGAAAGAGTTTCGCTCTACGAGAAGAGACTTTGATTGTATCCTGTCCGAGCATAAGGTATAATAAATTGATCGGTGGCTCTAGGACACACCAAACAATAAATCAGATTCTTTCTGGGGCTCAAAATGGTCTGCCGACAGTTTATAAGTGCAAATAGGGCACTCCGTTTCCCTGGACTGATGAAGAAAAGACTAGTCCAGACGCTTGCTACAACTTAACGAACGCAACATGACTGCTTACTACTATTGAGGAGCTATGCTACGACACTATGACACTCAATCTCTATTCCATATTATCCTTATGCAGCTTGCGACTTGGGTGACCACCTGTACCAGGGTAGCAAAAGCAAGCGCGGATACTCTGGAACAGCGGCGACAAAGACACAGTTTCAAGCCTACTCGCAAAATGCTTaagcatcaagaagaaagccTAGGGGCAAGTGACGTTCAGTGCATTACAACATTGTCAAAACCGTGGTCTACATATACACTCCTTGCGGCTTGTCATCAACAAAAAGCGCCTGCACAACATCTACATAAAGCCTGGGGCGTTGACTGATGCTAGAGTTCTCTGAAGGATTCTCAGACTGGGTATCTTATGCAGCAATGTCATGACTGCCTAACTCGATGGCTAAAGAGTAGGAGATAGCTGATAGGGCCGATCAGACTTGGCGCAACAATACTGCAAGCGCAACATGACGATACAGCAGCTTTCGTTCTAGCACCGCATTAATAACGATCTCCGCGGCTTTACTGTACAGATGAGATTGTGGGACACGGAATATAGGCTCTAACTGACCAGCAGGCTTGTCCTAAGCTGCAGCCCTTGATGCATTCTAATCAGCAGCTAAATTCCAACCAGGGCTACTCGAGGGGATCACCCTAGATAGTAAAGCTTCAAGCGAAGATTGGCTGCATCTATGGgctttatattcttattactcAACGTACCATTGTTCACACTCCCGAGTCAGGAGCGGAGTTTGACCTAAGAGTCACCATTGCGCTGACCCATACCTCACTCGCAGAAGCATCAAAGCCACCTTCCATAACAATTCCTGACATGAAACCCTCAAGAATTGTGTCATTGACCCAAGGCAGTCTCATAAGGGCATATGAAAGGCTAAGGTAGTAAGGCAGGTTGTACTTCTTGCTGGGGCCAGCTTCTGGCAAATCAACACGGCCacagatgacgaggagaatCCAGTGGAAGTTACTCATTAGACAGCAAAGACCTTGCGGACGTTAAGTACCTGCAGGAACGACTCTTTGAAGTGCAAGTCGTGTCTAGGGTCGAGAGAGACAATCTTGAAATTCAACGGTGGCTACGGCCGGAAATCGACCGGACAACCTGACTGAGCGAGGACAAAAAGAGCCCACTGAGGCCTTTCCGCAGATGACGAAAGATTGGACCCAATACTCCGACGCGCAGCGTCTCAAGCGGGAACGCATTATTTCTACGTAATGCCCTTGGTAAGCGTCAAAAACGTCGACCTGACGCAAGATTAACTAGACAATACACGCATATCAATCCATAGTCAGGGGGCATTTTGCATGGGATTGGGAACTGAAATCCGTCCCGTGACCGCGATTTAGCATCCACAATTGCTAGGCATTGGCTGTAATAAAAGCGCAGCTTTTCGGTTACATCTATATGGAGTCGCCCATAGACCTGAGTCATTATCTTGTGTCCTCTATACTACAATAAACCTGCAGTATGAAGGTGCTGCTCAGATATGCAACATCCTACGAGACTACCAAGCAGGCACGATCTAGCTATCTCAACCAACGTACGTGGAGTTTCTTAATATCACCAACTTCAGAATCCTTCTCCGCGTTCGCGATAGCGATGGTAATAGCCCCACAAAAGTCAGATCGCTCGGATATGGCTACTGAACGTGTTGAACTAGATGGAGCACAGAGCTATGTTGTTGGCCGGTTGAGATAGTTTGTTGACGATCAAGGATAAACGCACTGGTACAATTTATGCGTCTTTTACTTAATAGACACAGTGGTGCACACCAATGAATGGCAGGGTCAAGGGTTGATTGGACAAGGGGCAGGGGATatgctgaggatgatggtCATGGTTATCGAAGACGTGCCTCATACAAGCCCTGCTTGCTATCCGGGATCCGACTAGACATGATTCTACTAGTATCATCTTAGCTGTTACTGCACTAAGCTTCagttataaaagatatagtTATTAAGAGACTGCTTAGTACTTATCACTTGATCAATGTTTTTTTTCTAAGGATATACTTGCTGGCTTAAAAGGTTACCTGGAATAGTGTCATAACAGGGGTTATAGAACTCGAATAGAGGTACCACTAAATAACAGGAAACTAAATCTCAACAACAGCTTCTACTAGTTCTTGATAATAAACCCCAGAAAATCAGCACGGGGCCAGCCGCACTCGCACCTCCAAGGGTCGCTTCTCCACCAACAAGAAGGTCCGCAATTCTTCCCATTGCAGGCGTTTCCCCTCTACCGCCTCGAAATCAAAGCTGACCAGTAACTTGGCGAGGATCAACCTCATCTCCGCCCATGCCAAGTGCTGACCTAGGCAAGACCGTGGCCCCATGCTGAACGGCTGCACCGCCTGACGGTCATCGTGGTAAAAGGGCGAGTTAGGGTTGTTCAACGCATCCGGAAGCCATCGCTCGGGAacgaaggaggaggccgCATGGAAGCGAGAGGGGTCGCGATTGAGGGTGTAAGCCTGTAGAGAAACCGAGGTCtaggccatgatgatgtcgTTGTCAGTGCTATGTCGATCGATCATGTATCATTGTTTATTTGACTTACTCCGCCTGGTAACCAAGTCCCACACACAGTACTCCCTCCCGGTGGCACCTGGCGGGGAAGCATCCAGGGCACGGGTGGACACAGTCGGAGACCCTCCTGGATCACTGCAGTGAGGTACGAGAGATCCGCCGCTGCTGACAGGCTGATGTCTTGACTAGATTCGAACCTTTCGCGAATCTCCCGGATGAGGCGCTCCTGAATTGGTGGTTCATTCACTAGATAGGCCAATATACCCGTCAACACGGTGGCAGTTGTTTCACTGCCCGTTGTAGTCAAGATCATAAAGGTCGAGTTAAGCTCCCCTCGTGGTAATGCCACTTGGCCATTCTCATCGATTAGATGAGACATGATATCCGGCCGCTGAAGTTCCCAGCTAAGCCGGCGGTCGATCTTGTCTACAATCTGCCTGTAATGGCGCTGACTCTTTTCGTGCAGCGAGCGGGGGATGCATTTCATCAGTAGCGCTTCTGACGGGGGGTAATACCGCGCTGCCGCAATGAATGAGGCCGCCTTAACACTACCGAATAGTAGTGCAATCCAGGGGTGATACCGTGAATGCTGTAGACAATCAAAGGACTCGCCAAAGCCGAGGTCGCCGAAAATGTCAAAAGTGGTGAAATTGAACCAGGGACCCATGTCAATCACTGCTCCGTCTGTGCCAACGGCTGACACTTGGTCTCTGATCCGGTCGACGAGAAGTGAGGCATACCTCTGCAGCACAGCCTCCTGTGCCCTCAAAGCGCGCGGAGTGAAGGCCGGAGCGAGTAATTTGCGCATACGAGAATGTTTGGCCGGATGGATCGCACTCAGAAGAGTATCAGGCTGGCCAGGCTGCCTTCGCCACCAGAGGGGATCCTTGAGAAATTGGCGATCATCAGGCCGACTCGCATAGATGTCTGTCCATGCGTCCCTGCTGGCAAAGCTGACCTCGTCGGGGGCGGTACGCACAATAGGCCCATACTTGCGATGCAATCTTTCAAAGTCATGGACAATCGTGCCCCGAAGTAGTGCCCTAATGAACGGCAAACGGGTGGCAGACCAACTAATCGGCCCGGGCAAGTGACTCAATGGACTGAAAAACAGATTATAGATAATGCGGCTTATGGGGTACTAAACAGATAGTTTCAGTATAATTCGGATAAAAGAAGAGTAGTCTGGTGTGGGTAGAGAGGCATACAATCACGAGCAGGGAAATACCTATACTCAAAGCGTTAACAGCCATGTTGAGGGTATGGTGGTAGGAGGGGAAATGTAGGAGTTAGGGAAGCACACTAAATAGGGTTGTTAAGGGTTGGGAGACAAAGAGATATCGGCTTACCTGGACTAATGCATGCACGTACAGCCTATCACATCGTGGCACCCCTAATTTCCTAATCAACAGGAAGGAGATCCCTGTATGACCCCTCGGTTTTTCTCCATCCACGCTGCTTATCTCTTTCTTGCCGCTCCCTCCCCGTATTAGTTTGGTAGAATTCCATTTATTAGACCTTTTAAATCGAGACCAACAAGTCAATGGGCGCACTGCTATCTTCGCAATAGATATGTTGGATAGTATCGATGTTATTATATTGAaacggggggagggggtgaaagGATGCGAAGGATGGGGGTGAGCGTAGGAACCTGGAGAGATAGATGGTGCGATGAGTACCCTAAACGGATGGATAAAAGCCTTGAAGAGAGTAGAAGGAATATTTATGGGATGCGCGTTGCATGTATTATCACTGCGGATCAAATTTATTACTGCTATAAGGGGATGGGTACGCCTGGAATGCTAGTAGTTAGAATCATGATAAAAATGAGTATGCAGTGtttagtaaatagtatagaCAATATGTCTACGGTCATGTATTAAGCAATATCATCACAGCAGTGGTCTTTATCAGCCACCATTTTTGCTATCCACGCTCAACTCTGCTCCCACAGCTCTACCATTACCCAGCTCCCATGATCAATAATCACCGGAAGATACGTCGACCCCCAACACTCCCAGCAGACCAAGTCACTGACCCTCTCACCCCCAAATTACCCATACTCAGTCCGGAGAACCCTACGccaccaccctctccatcccgTTTATACCGCCGCAGCGCTTCCCTCAGATGCGAAGGCAGCAACTGGCCCCGATGGGGATTCGGAGGCAACTTgacatccttcttcccagtAGGTGTAGACATAGGCCCCCTCTCCACGGGCTCCTGCTTAATACCCCCaggtgttgctgctgctgctgctgctgctgttgttgtcgtgGTCGCCGCCTGTTCAGCTTCAATGGCAGCCAAAGCCGCCTGATCATGAGCAAGAGCCCACTCAGCCTGCACGGTACGAGCCTTTTCAATAATCTCACCCGCAAAGACCTTCGTAAAGCCATTAATCGTGGTAACCACACTAGCCGGCACAGACTGCGACAGAGCATGATTGACAATACGTCGTAGCGTTTCCTTTCGTAACTTGGCTCGTTTGAACAAATCGTATCGTTCCGACTGGATGGGATTGAATGCATCCACCAGCAATCTAGAAAGAACCAGTTAGCACCACACCACGATACAACGAAACCCAACAAGGAGAATGGTGGAATGCATACGccatattcttcttctccgcctccgtATCCGtcgtcccctcctccctccccaacaactccccctcatcatcaaaatcctcatcctcatcggcatcttctccccctcctcctccagcacctccaccaccagcaccacccctCACCGACGCGCCATCCGCATCCACCGACCCCAGTCGATCCATCCCCGCCCGCAGactcccttcttccctctcgcGCTCCTTCTCCGCTTTACTTTTGCGACCgcgcttctttcctttcgtGAGAAACACACCATCGGCACTGGTCCCACCTAAACTGCCTGTGAAACTGCCTGTCACGCTGCCGGCGTCGCTGTAGGTGCGCGTGTCTGCGtcgatggtgttggggaaggaggtCTGGCGGAGAGGGTGCATGCGCGGTCGTTTGGGATGGCTGCCGAGGGGTTgggaagaggcggaggagatggaggggcgTTTGAgagggttggaggaggggggtggtggcgAGGACATCGTGATGAttgtgtgtatgtgtttgtgtgggaggaatggagtgatgggtggtgttggtgttgcttTGTCGAGAGCCGACAAGGCTTGCTCGCTGCGCGGATGAAAACTCGTATCTCGATCTGTTTGGGGGTTTTGGTAAGACGCGATTCAGAATTAGGTTGTTATTTCATCCAGGATAGATAGGGTAAAGGTGGTGGACTGGATATGGAGACAGCttggggaagatgatgcgATGAAGCGCGAATGAAAGAACGAAAGGCGGCTTATCGGTGTTACGGCCCCCCCATCCGGCAAGTCTGCCGAGTGGTCGACTTTCCGCCGGCGCGCTCCTGCGCCCGCCCGCTGCTTATTTCTACTACACTTGTTCTTCACTCAACCACTCGGAAGTTCTACATTTCTACGATCAATGCGCCTGATCAGTCCGTAAGACGGATAATATTCGTTCAAAATAACCACAATGCCACAAGGCGTAAGCGAAGGTGGATACTAACATTGCTCAAAAGGAACAAAGCTCAATCGCTCGATGACAGAAAAGTAACAGTTGACAAAACCCGAAAATTTGAAAACAGTCAAGTAAACGATATCATTCTCCCACTTCCATCTCACCTCTCATGCATGGATAGACACCGTGTTCGCTCTCAAACGCGCTCTTCTCCGAGCCGAGGGGCCCCCCCTTTCCAGTCAAGACGTTCGTAGTAGCGGAACACAAGGTCATATCCGTCCAAGTCATGCACGATCCGATCCACCCGACGATATCCTGCCACATTTTCCATCTTGGTGCGACGAGCTGCCTGCCGCTCAATGTACTTGACCTCCTTGATGTGGTCCAACTCGCCGTCGGCCGTAGTAGTCTCAGGCTTAGCCTCGAACAAGGTCACCGTGAAGCGTCCGGGCTTGAAGATGTTCACCACCTGCTGGATGATCTCCTGCGTAGTCTGGCCGTTCTGCGAGTGCGGCACGTTGGTCTCGAACGACGCATAGGAGCAGTGAGGCTCCGGGGTCACATGCACCGTGAAGTAGTGCGTTCCGGTGTTCTGGTCCGGGGTGGGGATGACGCCGTTGGCGGAGAATCCGCATGGGGTGAACAGGTAGGCGTCGATCCGAGACTCGGGGAACTTGGACTTCGGATAGACGTCCGAAAGACCACAAGACTCCGACACGACCGTTCCCAGAGCATGACCCTCGGTAGTCAGCTCAGGAGGCAAGACGCGGCTGCCGTTGGACGACACGTCATCCATATCGGAGTTGTTGCTAAAGACATCAACGTGGTCGTCATTGTCGGCCTCGAAGTTGCAGTAACGCTTCTCGGCGACAGCAGTAGCGTGGTCGAGGTAGAATTGCTTGGCgttctcctcatccaggtCGGTCATCAACACCTCCAAAGTCTCATCCTGATCTTCGCGAGTCTGGTACGCTCCAGCTGCGGGCACTTGAAGCATCTTGGTCTCGGTCACCGGATCCTCAGACTCGACCCGAGGGCTGGTCGGGGGAGTGAGCAAGGTGTTGGGCTCAGTGAGGTAGAGGTACCAGTGCTCGCCGTTCATCTTGCCAATCATGTAGGCGCTGCCGTTGAGGAAAAGCTTGTCCATGGTGCGAACCTCGTCTCTCCAGCTGCGGTGGGGACCGCGCTGACGGtcagggaagaggaagttctTGCGGCTGTAGAACACGCGGTACGGGGCCGCAGCGACGGCGATACCGCGGGAAGGCGCCGTGGCGCGAGGGAAGCCACCGAACAGAGCGGCAATCTCGAGGATGCGCGGAAGTCCCGACAGCAGGGTCGTCGTACCGCAGGTCTTGAGGATCAGCTTGTGGGGCCAGACGAACATGCTGGACTCGGACAGGAGATAGGCGTCCACATCCTCAGACGAGACAATGGAGAGCACTTGGCAGTTGACGAGATCAAGCATGTCCTTCCAGATCTCTTCGGGCACAGCCTTCAGGCCGGCAGGACCGGCGGAACCCAG harbors:
- the SPE2 gene encoding adenosylmethionine decarboxylase SPE2 (BUSCO:EOG09263LNF;~COG:E;~EggNog:ENOG410PHE5;~InterPro:IPR001985,IPR018166,IPR016067;~PFAM:PF01536;~antiSMASH:Cluster_4.10;~go_function: GO:0004014 - adenosylmethionine decarboxylase activity [Evidence IEA];~go_process: GO:0006597 - spermine biosynthetic process [Evidence IEA];~go_process: GO:0008295 - spermidine biosynthetic process [Evidence IEA]) — protein: MVYIGIPQHYTASPSSFMATPSLTINHEATQDLDSTNAFEGPEKLLEVWFAPSAQELGSAGPAGLKAVPEEIWKDMLDLVNCQVLSIVSSEDVDAYLLSESSMFVWPHKLILKTCGTTTLLSGLPRILEIAALFGGFPRATAPSRGIAVAAAPYRVFYSRKNFLFPDRQRGPHRSWRDEVRTMDKLFLNGSAYMIGKMNGEHWYLYLTEPNTLLTPPTSPRVESEDPVTETKMLQVPAAGAYQTREDQDETLEVLMTDLDEENAKQFYLDHATAVAEKRYCNFEADNDDHVDVFSNNSDMDDVSSNGSRVLPPELTTEGHALGTVVSESCGLSDVYPKSKFPESRIDAYLFTPCGFSANGVIPTPDQNTGTHYFTVHVTPEPHCSYASFETNVPHSQNGQTTQEIIQQVVNIFKPGRFTVTLFEAKPETTTADGELDHIKEVKYIERQAARRTKMENVAGYRRVDRIVHDLDGYDLVFRYYERLDWKGGAPRLGEERV